The nucleotide window CCCGACGGCTGCTCGAACAGTTCACCCGACCGAGCGGATTCACCTCGCCGACGCGCAGTACCGGCCTGACCGCCCGCGAAACCGAGGTTCTCATCCTCATTGCCCGCGGGTTCTCCAACGCTGAAATAGCCGCGGAGCTGGTGATTTCCGAGCAGACGGTGAAGACCCACGTCGGGCGCGTGCTGGACAAACTGCAGCTGCGGGACCGCACCCAGGCTGCCATCTATGCCTATGAGACCCGTTTGATCGAGCCGCGGTGAGCTCCGCCCGTCCCGGTGAATGTGAAACGAATATGTTCACGCCCCTTGTGTCCTCCTCGTCCGAATGTGATCCTGGCCACCACGTCCTTTCCGGGACGGCCAGAGGATGAGGAGCTTTCGTGAAGTTGACGCACTGCTTACCGATAATGGCGATCGCCGCGGTGATGACGGTCGGCGCGGGCCCGGCACAGGCGGCCGGGCAACCGTATGTCGCACTGGGTGATTCCTACGCTGCCGGTGTCGGAATCCCGGCGATCATCGATCAGGCCTGCGACCGCTCCGATCGCAACTACGCGCATCTGGTCGCCGCCAAGCAGGGCTACCTCCTTACCGACGTCACCTGTGGCGGCGCGACCACTTCCGACGTCGCCGCCATTCAGATGTCGGCGGTCAGCGCGAGCACCGAGGTCGTCACGCTCGGAATCTCCGGCAACGACATCGGTTTCGGCGAGATCGTGCGCAGCTGCGTGATCCTCACCGGCGGCGCCGGCTGCCGCAACAAGTACCCCGATATGCCCGCGCGCATCGCCAAAGCGGGCACCGCCGTCGGGAACCTGCTCGACACCATCCGCGAGCGTGCGCCGAAGGCGAAGATCCTGCTCGTCGGCTATCCGAAGATCGTCCCCGACAACGAGGCGAGCTGCGCCGGTGTGCAGCCGTTCGCGGCCGAGGATCTGGCGTGGGCGCGGGACACGGTGATCGAGGGACTGAACTCGATGCTGCAGGGGCACGCGGGCGATCGCGTCACCTATGTCGACACCCAGGCGGCCACTACCGGGCATGACATGTGCCAGCCCGCCGCGCAGCGCTGGGTCAACGGCGTACAGGTGGAGGCCGGCAGCGACGGTCGCACGATTCATCCGAATCGCCTGGGGCACGAGGCCATGGCGAGTCAGGTGCTGGCGAGCCTGGGTAGCGGGCCCGGCATTCCGACCGGCAGCTTCGGGGGCTGAGCGTCAGCCGCTGATACTCGCGGCGAGCTTTTGCAGGGCGCGCAGGAAGGCCTTGCGGTCGGCGGGTGACAGTTGACCCAGCAGGCCTTCCTCTTGCTCCTGGATCTCGTGCTGGGCCCGGTCGCGGACGGTACGCCCGCGGGGCGTCACTGCGACCAGGTTCACCCGGCGGTCGGACGGATCCGGTCGGCGCTCGATCAGCCCGCGTTGCTGTAGCTCGTCGAGCACGCCGATTATCCGGGTCTTGTCGGCGCCGATCGCCTTCGCGAGCGCCGCCTGGGTGTAGACGGGTTCGGCGCCGAGCCCGAGCAATACCGCGTAGCCCCACATGGACAGTCCGTGGCGTTCGAGGATCGGCATTTCCGCGGCCATGAGCGCACGGCCGAGTGGTGCGATCATCGCGGCCAGGTCTGGTCGGCGGGTTTCCTCCATGTCTAGAAAATACTGCCTCGGCAATAATAATCTGTTGCATATAGTAGGCATGAGCGTACGATCTGAGGGACGGCGACTTCGCGCCGAAACGAAAGGATCGCCATGACATCGGATTCGACGGTGCAGGCCGACCTGCGCACGCTGCACGCCCGGGTCATCGAGACCAGCATCGATGTGGTCGACGAGATCGCTGTCGCGGACCTGTCCAAGCCCACCCCGTGCGCGGACTGGACCCTGCACGGCCTGCTCACCCACATGATCGCCCAGCACTACGGCTTCGCCGCCGCGGTCCAGGGCAACGCCGACTTGGAACGATGGAAGCCGCGTCGCCTCGGGTCCGATCCGGCGGCGAGCTACCGTGCCGCCGCCGAGCACGCCCGCGCGGCGTTCGCCGAGCCGGGCGTGCTGGAGCGGCAATGCCCGCTACCGGAGTTCGGCCCCGACGTCCGGGTTGCCGGGGCCCAGGCGCTGAGCTTCCACTTCGTCGACTACGTGGTCCACTCCTGGGACGTCGCGAAGACTTTGGGATTTGCCGTGCACTTCGACGACGAAGTGCTGGCTGCCGCACGACAGGTCGCCGCGGCGGTTCCCGGTGGCGAGATGCGCTCGGCTCCCGGTGCGGCTTTCGGGCCCGAGGTGCCCTGGCCGGACGCTGTCACCCTCGACTCGATCGTCGCCATGCTCGGTCGATCGCCGTCCTGGCCGGACGTGACCGCCTGATCTTTCAGGCTTGCCGGATCGGCCCGAGCTCGCCGAAGAACCCGACGATGCGGCGAATCCGCCCGTCTTCGGAGAACTCGACCAGATCCAGGCCCTCGGGCAAGGCCGAGCCGTCCGCGAGCACCACATGCCAGGCGAAGCGAGCCACAGTGTGGTGGGTATCGATCGCGCTGGTGCGCTGCACGGTGGCGCCGGGACGCCGGGTGAGCACCGCGGCTATGTGGTCGAGCAGGCTGTCGAGGCCGACCGCGTGCACCGTCGGATCGGTGTAGGTCGCGTCCTCGGCCCACACCTGGCTCAGCAATGCACGTCGCCGCTCCGGATCGGACTCGCTCCACGCCGCGCAATAGGTGTTGATGAGCTTCTCGTAGGACATGTCGGGCCTATCAGGGTGTGGCGGTGCGGGCATTCGGGTCGAAGCCGCCGGGGATCTCGAAAATCGCGCCGGTGAAGGTCGCGCCGAACAGGCGGCCCGCGCCGAAACCGCCGGTGCCGCGCCCGTAGCTGACCACGCTGGTCATCGCGCCGGAGGTGCCGAGCAGGCAGGACTGGCCGGGGCCGTCGATGCGGAGGATCTGGCCGGAGGTGTTGAGCGGCACCACCGGTCGGTCCAGCGAGTCCAAGGTGAGGCCGTCCGGGGCTGCGCCGGGGAGGTCGAGCAGCGACTGCGGGGCGTTCGGGCGGCCGACCGGAATCCGGCTTACGCCCGGATCGACGAATGTCCGCGAGACATAGAGGTATTCGTCGTCGGAACTCAGCACCGCGCCGTTCGCGCTCGGCAGGTTCGCCCAATCCGCCTGCACGACCCCGCCCGGGTACACCCGGCCGATCAGGTTCGCGAAGTCGTTGGTGGCGTAGACGATTCCGTCCGCCGCGACATCCATCCCGTTGGCGGCGCTGAGCCCGGCCGCGTAAGGCGACGTCGCTCCGGTGTCGGGATCGACTCGCACGATCCCGGCATGGCGCAGGCTGTCACCGGCTAGGACCCGGGCATCGGCCCCGTAGCCCACCAGCAGCGCACCATCCGGACTCCACGCCAGCGCGCCGCCACCACCGCTGGGCACCGTCGCGATGGGTACCGCGGGCGCTCCCGGGGCATCGATGCGATACACCCGCCCGCTGAGCAGATCGGTGGTGAAGGCCCGTCCGCGCGCGTCGACGGTCAACCCCTCGAGGGCGGTCCCGGGAAGCGCGGCGACCTGCACGGCGGGCTGACCGCCGCCCGGGCATACCAGGGCGGCGCTCGCGCTGGGCGCGGTGGCCGTGGTGAGTACCGCGAAGGCCGCGGCGGCCAGTGCGGCCCCCACCTTGTCGATGGTGTTCATTGCCCGGTGAGCAGGCCACGCCGCTTCAGCAGCGGCCGGATATCGGGGGCGCGGCCGCGGAAGGATTCGAAAGCCGCCATCGGGTCCACCGCGCCGCCGCGGGAAAGCAGTGCCTGCCGGAAGGTTTCGCCCTTCTCGCGAATCGAGGCAGCTCCGTCTTCGAACCAGTCGACGGTGTCGGCGTCGAGTACCTCGCTCCAGATGTAGGAGTAGTACCCGGCCGAATAGCCGATGCCGGAGAAGATGTGGGCGAAATAGCCTGTGCGATAGCGGGGCGGGATCGCCGCCAGGGCGACACCGGCTTTGCGCAGCGCTTCCGCTTCGAAGGCTTCGGCCCCGGTCTCGACGGGAGCCGAGATGCGGTGCCAGGCCCAGTCCAGCAGAGCCGCGCCGAGATATTCGACGGTGCGGAAGCCCTCGCCGAACTGCTCGGCCGCGGCCATCCGCTCGATCAGTTCGACCGGGATGGGCTCGCCGGTTTCCACGTGCTTGGCGTAGTTGGGCAGGATCTCCGGGCGGGTCATCCAGATCTCGTTGACCTGGGACGGGAACTCCACGAAATCGCGCGGCACCTCGGTGCCGGAGAAGCTCGGGTAATGCACGTTCGAGAACAGGCCGTGCAGGGCGTGGCCGAACTCGTGGAAGAGGGTGCGGACGTTGTCCCAGGTCAGCAGGGCGGGCTGGCCGGGGGAGGGCTTGACGATATTGAGATTGTTGACGACCACGGCCATCGTGCCGAAAAGGCCGGATTGGCTGACCAATTCGTTCATCCAGGCGCCGCCGCGTTTGGATGGCCGCTTGAAGAAGTCGCCGAGGAACAGGCCGAGTTCGCTGCCGTCGGCATCGAAGACCTCGAAGACCCGGACCTCCGGGTGGTAGCCGATGAGGTCTTTCCGTTCGTGCAGGGTGATGCCGTAGACCTGTTCGGCGGCGTAGAACACACCGTCGCGCAGGACGCGTTCCAGTTCGAGATAGGGACGCAGGGCGTCGGCGTCGAAGGAGAACTGCTGCGAGCGCACCTTTTCCGACCAGTACTGCCAATCCCAGGAGTGCAGGTCACCGGCCTCGGGATCGGCCGCGTGCATGGCCGTTGTCAGCTGCGCCTGTTCGCGTTCGGCATTGGCGACCGCCAGCGGGGCCAACCGGCCGAGCATCTCCTCGACCGCCGCGGTGGTCTTCGCGGTCTGGTCCTCCACGGTGTAGGCCGCGTGGTCGGGGTAGCCGAGCAGTTCGGCCCGCTCCGCGCGCAGGCTCGTAATCCGCACGGCCAGCGCGGCATTGGGCTGCTCGCCGAAGCCACGGCCGAGCGAGGCGGACATCATCCGCCGCCGCACGTCCCGGTCTGCCAGCTCGGCCAGAATCGGCTGGTTGGAGACGTTCTGCAGGCTCAGCGCCCACTTGCCCGGGTGGCCCAGGGATTCCGCGTTCTCGGCGGCCGCCGCGATTTCCGCGGGCGCCAGCCCGGCCAGTTCTTCGGCCCGGTCCAGCAGCAGCGTGGCGGCGTTCATGGCGGCCAGGTTGTTCTGCCCGAACTCGGTTCCGGCGGCAGCCAGTTCGGCGTTGAGCTCCCGGAGCCGGGCCTGTCCGGCCGGGTCGAGCCGGGCGCCGGCACGGACGAACTCGGTGTGCCGCTCCTCCAGCAGTCGCAGCTCCTCCGGCTCGAGGCCGAGCTCGTGCCGCTTTGCGTGCAGCGCTTCGACCCGGGCGAACAGGTCCGGGTTCAGCAGGATGGCGTCCCGGTGCGCGGCCAGCTTCGGGGAGATCTCCGCCTCGATCGCGTCGGTCCCCGGCGTGGAGTCCGCCCCCGCGACATTGAAGAAGACATTGGCCACCCGGGTCAGCATCGTGCCCGAACGTTCCAGTGCCGCCAGGGTATTCGCGAACGTGGGGGCGTCCGAACCGGCGGTGAGGGCCTCGATCTCGGCCAGCTGCTCGGACATGCCGCGCTGGAAGGCGGGCAGGTAGTGCTCCTCGCGGATGTCCGCGAACGGCGGCAGCTGGTAGGGGAGCATGCTGGGTTCGAAGAACGGGTTGCTGGTCACCTTTGAACTCTATGCCCGAACCCGGATGCAGCGGGCGGACCCGGCAATCGGATATCCATTGGATAAAGGTGGCCAGCAAATAACTGAAGCCGCTCCGATGGGTGGTTGCATGGGGGCATGACTTCGAGCGGTGATCTGCCCGGCAGGGTCGATGGTTTGCGGCCCGAGCTGACAAACCTGTTGAAACAACTGGTCTCGATCCCGTCCATCGCATTTCCCGGTTATCCGCCCGAGAATGTGAAGCGCGCGCACGACTTCGTTGCCGATGAGTTGCGGAAGTCCGGTGTCGAGGATATGCAGGTGCTGTATCTGCCGGATACCTCCCCGGTGGTCTACGGGCGTATTCCCGCTCCGCCGGGCGCACCGACGGTGCTGCTCTACGGGCACTACGACGTGCAGCCCTCCGGCGACGAATCGCTCTGGCAGACACCGCCGTTCACGCCCACCGAGAAGGACGGCGCGATCTACGGCCGCGGCGCCGCCGACTGTAAGTCCAATGTGATCGCCCACATCGGCGCGCTCCGGGCGCACGGCGGCAAGCCTCCGGTCGGTATCACCGTGGTCATCGAAGGCCAGGAAGAGTACGGGTCGGTCCTCGACGACTATCCGGCTGCGCATCCCGAGCTGTTCCAGGCCGACGCGCTGCTGGTCTGCGACGCGGGCAATATCCGCGCGGGCACGCCGACGCTGACCACGGCGCTGCGCGGGGTCGCCGATGTCTTCGTCGAGGTCCGCACGCTCGCGGCTCCGGTGCACTCCGGCCAATTCGGCGGCGCCGCACCGGATGCGCTGCTCGCGCTGATGGCCGCGCTGACGACCCTGCACGACGCCGACGGAAACGTCGCGGTCAAGGGTCTGCGGCGGGACAAGTGGACGGGCGCCGACTTCACAGATCGGGAATTCGCCGATATCACGGGCATGGAGCCGGGTATGCCGTTGCTCGGCACCGGCCCGATCGGCGAACGCATCTGGTACGGGCCCGCGATTACGGTCATCGGCCTCGACGCGCCCCCGACCGCGACCGCCGCCTCCGCGGTCGTGCCCTACGCGAAGGCCGCGCTGAATGTGCGCGTGCATCCGGACCAGGATCCCGCCGAGGGCAGGCAGGCAGTCATCGACCATCTGGAAAAGGTGAAGCCTTACGGGATCGAATTGAAGGTCACCGGAGGCGAAGTCGGTGCCGGGTTCTCCGCGGCCACCAACGGCCCCGCCTACGCCGCGATGCGCGAAGCCATGCAACGGGCCTGGGGCGCCGAGGTTGTCGACTCGGCCATGGGCGGCTCCATCCCGCTCACCAATGCGCTGGCCGCGGCCAACCCGGGCGCCGAGATCCTGCTGCTCGGTGCCGAGGACGCCAAATGCAATCTGCACGGCTTCAACGAGCGCGTGCTGCTCAGTGAACTGTGCAACGTCGCGCTGGCCGAGGCCGAATTCTTCCAACTCTTCGCCGACAGGATGCGTAAATGACCGAGCCGCTCACCGCTGCGCCCGAGCGCAAGAAGAAGTGGTCTTTCCCGTCGACGTACACGATTCTCGCGGGCGTGATGCTGGGAGTGTGGCTGCTGGCGTTCATCATTCCGCCGGGCGCCTACGACACCGACGGCGAAGGGCGGCCCGTCGCGGGCAGCTATCACCGGCTCGACGAGGCGAAGAGTTTCGGGGCGCGGCTGCGCGACCTGTTCCTCGCGCCGATCAACGGGCTCTACGGCATTCAGGACGGTACGACCGGGCAGGTCGGTCCGGACAATGCGGGCGAGCTCTACGGCGCGGCCGCGGTGTTCCTGTTCGTCCTCGCGGTCGGCGCGTTCATCACCGTCGCCTTCGCCACCGGCGCGCTCGACCGCGGCATCGGCAGCCTCGCCTACCGCCTGCGCAACCGGTCCCTGCTGTTGATCATCGGCATCATGGTGGTCTTCGCGATCGCGGGCACCATCGAAGGATTCGCCGAGGAGACCCTGGGCTTCTACGCACTACTGGTGCCACTGACCTTGGCGCTGGGCTACGACCGGATGACCGCGGTCGGCATGATCATCTGCGGTGCGGGCGTGGGCGTGCTGTGCTCGACGGTGAACCCGTTCGCGACCGGTACCGCGTCCTCGGCGGCCGAGATCGCGCTCGGCGACGGCATCGTGCTGCGGCTGGCCATGCTGGTGGTGCTCACCGCCGCCACCATCGCCTACGTCCTCTGGTACGCCCGCCGCGTCCAGGCGAACCCGGAAAAGTCCTGGTCCGGCTGGTTGCCGGGTGACCGCGACGTGAAAGCCGAAGACCACGAACCGGATCCGATGACCGGCCGCCAGCGCCTCGTGCTCTGGCTGGTCGCACTCACCTTCGCCTTCATGATCTTCGCGATCATCCCCTGGGCCGAGGTGATCAGCGGCCCCGGCGCGAAATCCTTCCGGTGGCAGCTGGATTGGTTCTTCCCCGAACTCACCGCCCTGTTCCTGGTCGGCGCGATCGTGATCGGTCTGGTCGGCGGCCTGGGGGAGACCCGGATGGCCGAATCCATCGGTAAGGGCTTCAGCGACTTCGTCGGCGCCGGCATCGTGATCGTGCTGGCGCGCGGCGTCACCGTCATCATGAACAACACCCAGGTCACCAGCACCGTCCTGCATGCCCTGGAGGGCGTGGTCACCGGCACCTCCTCGGCCGTCTTCGCCGTCGCCGTCTACCTGGTGAACATCCCGCTGGCGCTGCTGATCCCGTCCACCTCCGGGCACGCCACCCTCGCCATGCCGATCATGGCCCCGCTCGCCGACTTCGCGAATGTCCCTCGCTCCCTGGTGGTTACGGCCTGGCAGTCCGCCTCCGGCTGGGCGAACCTCGTCACCCCCACCACCGCGGTGGTCACCGGCGGCCTGGCCCTGGCAAAGGTCCGCTACGACCGCTACGTGAAATTCGTCGCGCCTCTGCTGGGCATCCTGTTCGTGCTGACGTGCGCGTTCCTCGCGGTCGGCGCCTTGATCGGTTAGCCCGAACCGATCGGTATGAGATCGTAAATGGCGCAAGGGAATTCACAATTTCCAAGTCCCTGCGGCCGTCCGTTATGGCGGGATACGCTGGGCCGCATGGATACCTCGGTTCCAGTTCCGCATCCGCCCGTAGCTGTGTTCCGTGGCGTCCGGGACGGGGGCCGGGTACCGGACCTGAACGCCCGGGTTCGTGCCGAGGCGGAGCGCACCGCCACGGCGCTGGCCGCAATACCCACCCACTCCGGTCCCGTCGAACGGACAGCGGCGGTGCGGCAGGCGGCCGCCGCGGCGGGCGAGCTGGTCAGCGCGCTGTCGGCGGATGCTGAAGCTGTCCTGGGCGAGGACTTGCCCGCGGATTCGGCGAGTCAGTCGTTCTTCCGGGTCCGAGAGGTGGAACTCTCCGATCAACAGGCAGCCCTGCACGGTGCGCTGGTCGTCCAGCGCGGACTGTCGGACCTGTGCCGGGCCCCGCTCGCGGGCGCCGACCTGGCGGTGGAACTGTCGGGTATGCGACAGGCGGTGCTCGACCTCACGGGCGCTGACGAAACCGGCGGATCCACTCTCGAAAACCTCGACGTTCCAGCGACTTCCGAGGAGATATCGGTGGAGCGGGAGTGGACCGCGCGGTGGCTCGTCGGACATCAGGTGCATGTGCTGTTCAACATTTGCGCGGCGGTCGCGGTGACCGATGCCGCCCATTATCTGCGCCGGGGCGCGGCCGAGGCCGCATTGTCGCGGCTCGACCATGCGACCACGTATGTCCGGGGTTTCCCCGCCGCGATGATCCATGCCAGCACGATCCCGGTGGAGTACTACATGGCCGCCGTTCGGCCGACCATGCAGCCGCCCAAGACCGCGATTCCACTCAGTGGGCGACATCATCGGGGCTACAAGACTTTTCGGGCCGCCATGAAGGAACTGCTCGGGGTGGTGCCGGAGGACTACGAGAAGTTGGTGATCCGGGATCCGGAACTCGCCGCCGCCCGCGACGCGCTGCTCGAAGCCGACCTGATCGACGCCGAACGTCATGTCACGCTGGCCTATTCGATGGTGCGGCTGCGGCGTTCCATCGCGCAGTTGCCGACGGGGCCGGACAACGCAGTCGGTGAGCTGCGACTGATCCGGCATCGGCGGGCGGCCCAGTACGCGCCGCTGCTGCAATACGGCGACCACTACATCGCCGATGCCGTGTCGACGTTGCGACGCCGGTAATCGTTTTGCCCCTTGGGATTCGGGAGGACCCGTATGAACAAGCTCGCCGATGCAGACCTGAGCCTGGACCCGGCCGATACCACTGAAATCGACTATGTCGCGCGCACTTTGTGTTCCGATCCGCATGCCCGAGTGGACGATCCGGAGTGGATCGAACGCGCCCGCGACGGCTGGGAGGCGCTGCCACTACCCCTGCGCCGCAGCGTACGCCGGTTTCGGAGGCACTCCGGGCAGCGTGGAGCACTGGTTATCCACGGTTTGCCCGTGGCAGCGCAGGAGCTTCCCGCCACGCCTTCGGTCCCCGACTCGGTGCAGCGGGTGGCGACCGTTCCGGCGGCGGTACTCACCATGGTGGCCTGCGGAATCGGCGACCCCGCCGCCTATCTGGCCGAGAAGTCCGGCGCACTGGTCCAGGATGTCGTTCCGATCCGCGGCAAGGAGACCTTCTCCGGCAACGCGGGCTCGGTGCTGCTGACCTTCCACAACGAGAACGCATTTCACCTGCACGAACCCGACTACGTAGTACTGCTGTGCCTGCGGGCCGACCACGACCGGGTCGCTGGACTGCGCACCGCCTGCCTTCGTGAAGTGCTGCCGCTGCTGAGCGCGGCGAGCCGGAAAGCACTGTCCGAACCTGAATTCGTCACCGCGCCACCGCCTTCCTTCCCTGCGGACAATGGCGCACGCGACCCGAAGCCACTGCTGTCGGGGGAGCCGGACGACCCGGACATCCGAATGGCCACTATCGCGACCACACCGCTGACGCCCCGCGCCCGCGCTGCCCTGGCCGAATTCGGGGCGGCCTGCGACACCGCGGCACACACGACCAGGCTCGCCCCTGGCGACCTCGTCATCGTGGACAATCGGGTAACAGTGCACGGCCGCACCGCTTTTCGCCCGCGCTATGACGGCGCCGACCGCTGGGTGCAACGCACCTTCGCCATTGCCGATCTGCGCCGCTCGCGCGATCACCGCCCGGACGACGGGTACGTCATCACCCGCTGACCACCGTCGCGCCGGGATGGACATGCACCGGCACATCGTCCTCCCACGGCTGGCGGGTGACCATGTCCGCGACCCGGACCTCGCCGCGCTCGAACTCGCCGGTGGCGGCGTCTATCAGTCGATACTGTTGCGTCCCACGGTGAATGGGCTGGGCGTCCAGCAGGACGACGCGTACCTCCCCCGGCTCGAAGTGGCAGCGGCGCTGGATCGCGGCGATGAGTTGTTCGTTGTGCATGTGGCCGTCGCCGAAGTTCCAGCCGACGGCGGTGCTGCAGATGCGTTCGCCGTCGGTGATGATGTAGTCGCTTTCGCGGCCGTCGGCCATGGCGCGGTGCACGAGGGTGAACAGGGCACGGCCGTGGGTGTTCATGGCGCGGAAGGCGTAGCCCATGAACAGGGGGATCTCCATGCGGTCCTTGCCGTAGACGCGTTCGAGCTGGGCCTGCGGCATGCTGGCGATCGCGACCAGACCCTGCTCGATCTTCGCGGCGGCGGCGGGCTTGACGCACCACATGGTGGTATCCCAGTTGCCGGCGTAGTAGCGCATGCCGGGGAGGAACGAGATCTGGCGCGGGAACATGTTTCCCGCGATCACGATGCCCGCGATCACCACGAAAAGCAGCGCCACCGGCAGCGGATACTGCAGGTCGCCCAGGCCCAGATCGGCATGTGCGACAAACAAACTCAGCACACCGAAGATCATGAAGACGTTCCACTCCAGCGGCACGCCCATCGGGATGGCGGTCAGGATCACCAGGTGGAACAGCACCAGCACGGCGGCCGCGATCGTCGTCGGCCAGCCACCGGGGCTGAATAACAGCACCAGCGGCGCGAGCATTTCGACCGCGGTGCCACTGTGCGCGACCACGCGGGCCCAGCGACCCGGCCGCAGATCATCGGGGAACTTCTCGAAGAACTTGCGTTTCAACGGCTTCCAGCGCACCACCGGGCTGTTCGACATCATCGTCGACACCACGAACGGGAAGTGCTTGTTCAGCTTCGAGGTCGCCGCCCCCATCCAGATCACCACGAAAACCAGCTTCGCGGCGACGATCACGTCCGCGCCGAACAGGAACGCGACCGTCATCGTGGCGTACACCTCGCCGCGCGCCGCGAGGAAGATCACCTTGTCCCGCAATCCGAGCACCGCGAGCAGCGCGAGGATCACCACGACGGGACCCATCGGCAGCAGCCCGACGGTCGTATCCAACTCCGGTACCGCACCGGTGCCGTCGAGGAACAGCGTCACCGTGGTCGCTATCAAGAGCGCCGCGTACAGCGCCACGTCGACCAGCGTGCGCGCGTCGCCCTTGGTCAGCGGCACCCGCCCGGGCCACGGTGGCAGCCGAATCGTGCCGGGCCGCAACCAATACAGGATCGATCCCATCGGCGGAAAGAATCGGTTGTTCAACGGCCCGAACCCGCACCCGAGCCCGATCACCTCGAACAACAGCGTGTACAGCACGATCTTCTGGAAGACGATCGGCTCCGACCACCAGTCCCCGACATCGGTGAACCCGTCGATCCCCTTGGTGGAGAGCGCGATCAGCCAGGCGCCGAGCACATAGAGCAGGATCTTGACGACATAGAACAGGTGTAGCGCCACCGGCGTCCCGAACCCGACCTCGGCCCAGTGCCGCGCCATCGGCCGAATCCGTTGCCCGCGCGTACCTTTGCGCCACTCCACCATGTCGACCACCGGCAGGTCCGGCCGCAGAAACCCCATCGAGCACGCTCCGATCCGAAATCCCGGGCACACCGGTCCCGAGTTTTCGACACCGTGGCAGCGGCGTCGAACGCTGTCAACGACGAGTCCTGCACGGTGGGACCGGATCTTGCGTCGGCGATAGCGGCTGCGGTGCCGCTGGCTTAGGCTGCGGTCGTGCTGATCAAAGGGCAGAACGGGGCGCTGGCGACGGCCCGGGTGGTGGTCTCGTTCCACTCGGCCGCTGCCGCCGACCTCTCGGCGCTGTTGGTGACAGCGGCGGGCAAGGTTCGATCCGACGCGGACTTCGTGTTCTTCAACCAGCCGACTGCACCCGGTGTCGAACTGCGCACGGGAACCCCTGCCGTGCTCGTGGTTTCGCTTGACGAGGTTCCCGCCGAGATCGCCCAGCTCCGTGCGGTGCTCACGCTGGCGGACGCGGATGCCACCTTCGGGCAGTTCGGAGCGCCGGTTGTCGCGGTCGGTGATGACGCGGGAAATGTGTTGTATGAGTACCGGATCGAAGGCCTCGGTACCGAGTCGGTCGTGATCGCCCTCGAGCTCTACCGCCGCGATGCCGACTGGAAGGTGCGGGCCGTCGGCCAAGGATATGCGGGCGGATTCGCCGACCTCGTCACCGATCACGGCGTCAGCGTCGACGACGAAGCGCCACCACCGGTATTCGAGATCCGCACGGTCCCAGACGAATCCAGACTGTCCCTGAAGAAGCGTGAGCGTCTCGACATGCGCAAGCGCGTAGTCGCCGAAGTGCTGCACACGCGCGACGTCCTGGGTGTGCGGGCACGCGTGATCCTGGTGATCGACAAGACCAGCAGCATCTCCAAGCAGTACCGGAACAAGGTGCTGCACCGGGTCGTCGACCGAATGATCCCGATCGCAACGCAACTCGATGACGACGGCAGCCTGGAGGCCTACCTCTATGCCCGCGACTACGCGAAACTTCCCGACATCTC belongs to Nocardia sp. XZ_19_385 and includes:
- a CDS encoding SGNH/GDSL hydrolase family protein; protein product: MKLTHCLPIMAIAAVMTVGAGPAQAAGQPYVALGDSYAAGVGIPAIIDQACDRSDRNYAHLVAAKQGYLLTDVTCGGATTSDVAAIQMSAVSASTEVVTLGISGNDIGFGEIVRSCVILTGGAGCRNKYPDMPARIAKAGTAVGNLLDTIRERAPKAKILLVGYPKIVPDNEASCAGVQPFAAEDLAWARDTVIEGLNSMLQGHAGDRVTYVDTQAATTGHDMCQPAAQRWVNGVQVEAGSDGRTIHPNRLGHEAMASQVLASLGSGPGIPTGSFGG
- a CDS encoding M3 family metallopeptidase — translated: MTSNPFFEPSMLPYQLPPFADIREEHYLPAFQRGMSEQLAEIEALTAGSDAPTFANTLAALERSGTMLTRVANVFFNVAGADSTPGTDAIEAEISPKLAAHRDAILLNPDLFARVEALHAKRHELGLEPEELRLLEERHTEFVRAGARLDPAGQARLRELNAELAAAGTEFGQNNLAAMNAATLLLDRAEELAGLAPAEIAAAAENAESLGHPGKWALSLQNVSNQPILAELADRDVRRRMMSASLGRGFGEQPNAALAVRITSLRAERAELLGYPDHAAYTVEDQTAKTTAAVEEMLGRLAPLAVANAEREQAQLTTAMHAADPEAGDLHSWDWQYWSEKVRSQQFSFDADALRPYLELERVLRDGVFYAAEQVYGITLHERKDLIGYHPEVRVFEVFDADGSELGLFLGDFFKRPSKRGGAWMNELVSQSGLFGTMAVVVNNLNIVKPSPGQPALLTWDNVRTLFHEFGHALHGLFSNVHYPSFSGTEVPRDFVEFPSQVNEIWMTRPEILPNYAKHVETGEPIPVELIERMAAAEQFGEGFRTVEYLGAALLDWAWHRISAPVETGAEAFEAEALRKAGVALAAIPPRYRTGYFAHIFSGIGYSAGYYSYIWSEVLDADTVDWFEDGAASIREKGETFRQALLSRGGAVDPMAAFESFRGRAPDIRPLLKRRGLLTGQ
- a CDS encoding MarR family winged helix-turn-helix transcriptional regulator, which gives rise to MEETRRPDLAAMIAPLGRALMAAEMPILERHGLSMWGYAVLLGLGAEPVYTQAALAKAIGADKTRIIGVLDELQQRGLIERRPDPSDRRVNLVAVTPRGRTVRDRAQHEIQEQEEGLLGQLSPADRKAFLRALQKLAASISG
- a CDS encoding SMP-30/gluconolactonase/LRE family protein, which translates into the protein MNTIDKVGAALAAAAFAVLTTATAPSASAALVCPGGGQPAVQVAALPGTALEGLTVDARGRAFTTDLLSGRVYRIDAPGAPAVPIATVPSGGGGALAWSPDGALLVGYGADARVLAGDSLRHAGIVRVDPDTGATSPYAAGLSAANGMDVAADGIVYATNDFANLIGRVYPGGVVQADWANLPSANGAVLSSDDEYLYVSRTFVDPGVSRIPVGRPNAPQSLLDLPGAAPDGLTLDSLDRPVVPLNTSGQILRIDGPGQSCLLGTSGAMTSVVSYGRGTGGFGAGRLFGATFTGAIFEIPGGFDPNARTATP
- a CDS encoding nuclear transport factor 2 family protein — its product is MSYEKLINTYCAAWSESDPERRRALLSQVWAEDATYTDPTVHAVGLDSLLDHIAAVLTRRPGATVQRTSAIDTHHTVARFAWHVVLADGSALPEGLDLVEFSEDGRIRRIVGFFGELGPIRQA
- a CDS encoding TIGR03086 family metal-binding protein, which codes for MTSDSTVQADLRTLHARVIETSIDVVDEIAVADLSKPTPCADWTLHGLLTHMIAQHYGFAAAVQGNADLERWKPRRLGSDPAASYRAAAEHARAAFAEPGVLERQCPLPEFGPDVRVAGAQALSFHFVDYVVHSWDVAKTLGFAVHFDDEVLAAARQVAAAVPGGEMRSAPGAAFGPEVPWPDAVTLDSIVAMLGRSPSWPDVTA